Proteins encoded by one window of Megachile rotundata isolate GNS110a chromosome 10, iyMegRotu1, whole genome shotgun sequence:
- the ZnT86D gene encoding solute carrier family 30 member 7: protein MLPLSHKDSRDIGSRIKEKVLGWKRLIFSDKNTRNLFLFLLLNLSFAFIELLYGIWTNSLGLISDSFHMFFDCTGLLFGLAASVITKWRANERYSYGYVRAEVLGGFVNALLLFFIALFIMSEAVERSIEPPEIKHERLLVVSVMGLIVNLVGIYVFHHGHGHGHGMGHGHSHSHSHSHSGHGHSHSNHSHDHHDIEIDPSFSGTNSQIMKGVFLHILADTLGSVGVIISAILMRLFGWFIADPICSMLIAVLIVLSVLSLMKDSWEILMQRQPAALDHVLPQCYNKVTQLAGVYSVQEPHFWTLCSDVYVGCLKLEVARTVEPKYVVAHTQMIFQAAGVRHLTVQLDYAPM, encoded by the coding sequence ATGCTTCCACTTTCGCACAAAGACTCCAGAGACATTGGTAGTAGGATAAAAGAAAAGGTATTGGGCTGGAAACGTCTGATATTTTCTGACAAGAACACCAGgaacttatttttatttcttctccTCAATTTGTCTTTTGCCTTTATTGAATTACTCTATGGAATATGGACAAATAGTTTGGGCTTGATATCGGACAGTTTCCACATGTTCTTCGATTGTACCGGTCTGTTATTTGGTCTGGCTGCATCCGTTATAACAAAATGGAGAGCAAATGAAAGATATTCTTATGGTTATGTTAGAGCAGAAGTCTTAGGAGGATTTGTCAATGCTCTACTACTATTCTTCATTGCTCTCTTCATTATGTCAGAAGCTGTTGAGAGGTCCATTGAACCACCTGAGATCAAGCACGAAAGACTTCTTGTTGTGTCTGTTATGGGATTAATAGTTAATTTGGTTGGAATATACGTGTTCCACCATGGACATGGACATGGTCATGGAATGGGACATGGTCACTCTCATTCGCATTCTCATTCTCATAGTGGCCATGGACACTCTCACTCAAACCATAGTCACGATCATCACGATATAGAGATAGATCCTTCCTTCAGtggtacaaattctcaaatcatgaAAGGTGTTTTCTTGCATATTTTAGCAGACACTCTTGGATCTGTTGGTGTAATTATATCGGCGATACTTATGCGTCTGTTTGGTTGGTTTATAGCTGATCCAATTTGTTCCATGCTGATCGCAGTATTGATAGTTTTAAGTGTACTTTCTTTGATGAAAGACTCGTGGGAGATATTGATGCAAAGGCAACCAGCAGCATTGGATCATGTTCTGCCACAGTGTTACAACAAAGTGACCCAATTGGCTGGGGTATACAGTGTACAAGAACCACATTTCTGGACGTTGTGTTCAGACGTATACGTCGGGTGCTTGAAACTGGAGGTTGCCAGAACAGTGGAACCTAAATATGTAGTAGCACACACACAGATGATTTTCCAAGCAGCTGGTGTAAGGCATCTAACCGTTCAATTAGATTACGCACCCATGTGA
- the Tssk gene encoding testis-specific serine/threonine kinase isoform X1, protein MATPLSPRNSEVNALEQRGYLIGKKIGQGSYATVHLAEYVDGTSSKKLRLACKIFDKEKAPPDFLDKFFPRELEILTKIENPHIIQVHSILQRGPRVFIFMRYADNGDLLDFVDRNGAVPEQQSKLWFRQMASGLHYLHGKNIAHRDLKCENILLSRKFNVKLADFGFARFCVDHEGRRVLSKTYCGSAAYAAPEVVSGTPYNPKLADVWSLGIILFIMLNASMPFDDSNLQKLLKDQMSRNWMFRSRVRDTVSALAKSIVKHILEPDITLRLTLERVLGHEWVRTKKEKPTSLTGRLVHSAPPTHPQTCGGGGKLVGAGAAGGCNVPLVLKGLSSSKNSENQNHGNAVKSVDNSGKNAQLSAVQ, encoded by the exons ATGGCCACGCCACTCAGCCCCCGAAATTCGGAGGTGAACGCGCTTGAGCAGCGGGGCTATCTTATTGGCAAAAAAATCGGACAG GGGTCGTACGCGACCGTACACCTGGCCGAATATGTCGACGGAACAAGTTCGAAGAAATTGCGATTAGCctgtaaaatatttgacaaagaaAAAGCACCCCCCGACTTCCTCGACAAATTCTTTCCCCGTGAACTCGAAATCCTTACAAAGATCGAAAATCCTCATATCATTCAA GTACACAGTATACTGCAGCGTGGTCCAAGAGTCTTCATCTTCATGCGTTACGCTGACAACGGTGACCTCCTAGACTTCGTTGACCGAAATGGCGCCGTACCGGAACAGCAATCGAAGCTTTGGTTCAGACAGATGGCTTCCGGTCTGCACTACCTTCACGGGAAGAACATCGCCCATCGCGATTTAAAATGCGAGAACATTCTGCTGTCGCGAAAGTTTAATGTTAAATTGGCAGACTTTGGATTCGCGAGGTTCTGCGTCGATCACGAAGGCAGACGCGTCCTCAGCAAGACCTACTGTGGCTCTGCCGCGTACGCCGCACCGGAAGTCGTCTCTGGAACCCCCTACAACCCGAAACTGGCCGACGTCTGGTCTCTAGGAATCATTTTGTTCATCATGTTGAACGCGTCGATGCCGTTCGACGACTCGAACCTGCAGAAACTGTTGAAGGATCAGATGTCGAGGAACTGGATGTTTCGGTCCCGAGTTCGGGATACTGTGTCCGCGTTGGCGAAGAGCATCGTAAAGCACATTCTGGAACCGGATATTACGTTGAGGTTGACGTTGGAAAGAGTTCTGGGCCACGAGTGGGTGCGCACCAAGAAAGAAAAACCTACGTCTCTTACTGGGCGTCTCGTACATTCGGCACCTCCTACTCATCCACAG acATGCGGAGGCGGAGGAAAGTTGGTTGGCGCAGGGGCTGCAGGGGGTTGCAACGTACCTTTGGTACTCAAAGGTCTGTCGTCGTCCAAGAACTCTGAGAATCAGAATCATGGTAATGCTGTAAAGTCTGTGGACAATTCGGGGAAGAATGCGCAATTGTCCGCTGTTCAATGA
- the Tssk gene encoding testis-specific serine/threonine kinase isoform X2: MATPLSPRNSEVNALEQRGYLIGKKIGQVHSILQRGPRVFIFMRYADNGDLLDFVDRNGAVPEQQSKLWFRQMASGLHYLHGKNIAHRDLKCENILLSRKFNVKLADFGFARFCVDHEGRRVLSKTYCGSAAYAAPEVVSGTPYNPKLADVWSLGIILFIMLNASMPFDDSNLQKLLKDQMSRNWMFRSRVRDTVSALAKSIVKHILEPDITLRLTLERVLGHEWVRTKKEKPTSLTGRLVHSAPPTHPQTCGGGGKLVGAGAAGGCNVPLVLKGLSSSKNSENQNHGNAVKSVDNSGKNAQLSAVQ; this comes from the exons ATGGCCACGCCACTCAGCCCCCGAAATTCGGAGGTGAACGCGCTTGAGCAGCGGGGCTATCTTATTGGCAAAAAAATCGGACAG GTACACAGTATACTGCAGCGTGGTCCAAGAGTCTTCATCTTCATGCGTTACGCTGACAACGGTGACCTCCTAGACTTCGTTGACCGAAATGGCGCCGTACCGGAACAGCAATCGAAGCTTTGGTTCAGACAGATGGCTTCCGGTCTGCACTACCTTCACGGGAAGAACATCGCCCATCGCGATTTAAAATGCGAGAACATTCTGCTGTCGCGAAAGTTTAATGTTAAATTGGCAGACTTTGGATTCGCGAGGTTCTGCGTCGATCACGAAGGCAGACGCGTCCTCAGCAAGACCTACTGTGGCTCTGCCGCGTACGCCGCACCGGAAGTCGTCTCTGGAACCCCCTACAACCCGAAACTGGCCGACGTCTGGTCTCTAGGAATCATTTTGTTCATCATGTTGAACGCGTCGATGCCGTTCGACGACTCGAACCTGCAGAAACTGTTGAAGGATCAGATGTCGAGGAACTGGATGTTTCGGTCCCGAGTTCGGGATACTGTGTCCGCGTTGGCGAAGAGCATCGTAAAGCACATTCTGGAACCGGATATTACGTTGAGGTTGACGTTGGAAAGAGTTCTGGGCCACGAGTGGGTGCGCACCAAGAAAGAAAAACCTACGTCTCTTACTGGGCGTCTCGTACATTCGGCACCTCCTACTCATCCACAG acATGCGGAGGCGGAGGAAAGTTGGTTGGCGCAGGGGCTGCAGGGGGTTGCAACGTACCTTTGGTACTCAAAGGTCTGTCGTCGTCCAAGAACTCTGAGAATCAGAATCATGGTAATGCTGTAAAGTCTGTGGACAATTCGGGGAAGAATGCGCAATTGTCCGCTGTTCAATGA
- the RpS25 gene encoding ribosomal protein S25, which yields MPPKKDTKGSSKQPQKTQKKKEGGSGGKAKKKKWSKGKVRDKLNNQVLFDKGTYEKLLKEVPQYKLITPSIVSERLKIRGSLARRALIELQQKGLIKQVVQHHAQLIYTRTTKGDDPAA from the exons ATG ccGCCTAAAAAGGATACGAAAGGGTCCTCAAAGCAGCCACAAAAAACACAGAAGAAGAAGGAGGGAGGATCTGGTGGCAAAGCCAAAAAGAAG AAGTGGTCCAAAGGAAAAGTACGTGACAAGTTAAATAACCAGGTGTTGTTTGACAAAGGCACATATGAGAAGTTACTGAAAGAAGTACCACAATACAAATTGATCACACCATCCATCGTTAGTGAAAGACTAAAGATTCGTGGATCCCTTGCCAGGAGGGCCCTGATCGAGTTGCAACAGAAAGGACTCATTAAACAAGTTGTACAGCATCATGCGCAATTAATTTACACGCGTACTACCAAGGGTGACGATCCGGCTGCGTAA